From Paenibacillus sp. FSL H8-0537:
CTAATGGGCATGCTGCTAGAACAGCATCTTCCGGCAAGCCAAGGTGACCGCCAGCTATATTCAGTTGAGGATACCATGCACTATATTCAGCTTCATTATAAATCCCCGCTTACGGTCAAGGAGCTCGCGGCGCTGACGAACATGGCCCAGTGGCAATACAGCTCCTTGTTTAAAGCGCTAACGGGGAAAAAACCGCTCGATTATTTGGTATCCCTGCGCATTGACCATGCCAAGGAATGGCTCGCAAACTCCCATGCCTCGCTGCGTGAAATTGCCGAATGGTGCGGCTTCGCCGACGAATATTATTTCAGCCGCCGCTTCCGGCAAATGACCGGCGGTTCGCCAAGGCAATATGCCCTGTCCATGCGGCAGCGCGTTCAGATCAAAGACTGGCTGGGACATCAAGTCATCATCCCAGCAGAGCCGCAGCGCATTTTGTATTATGGCGAGACGCTGGGCGACTTGCATGTACTTGGCTTTCAATCTATCGGGGGGGAGGATTTTTCCGACTTCCCCATGTTCAATAAAGAGCAGGCGACGGAGCTTGCGCCTGATTTGATTATTTTGGCAAGCGGCGACGAGCAGATTTATGAGCAGGCGGCGGACATTGCCCCGACGCTTGCCTTTAACTCTTGGGGAACGCTGGAGGAGCGTTTGCTTATGCTTGGAGACTGGCTTGGCAAAAAACAGGAGGCGCTGCGCTGGTTAGCTAGGCACAAGCGGCGGACGGAACAGATGTGGCAGCAGCTAAGCAGCCATTTAAGGGCAGGCGAGACAGCCTCCGTATTTATTTTTGAACGGGGAAATCGGCTGTTTATTATGGCTGGCAGCGGGCTGGCATCCACCCTCTACCATCCGCTTGGCTTTGCCCCAGTCAGTGAAGTGAAAATGCTCATTGCCGCTCAGCGTGCTTACAAAGAAATAACAGTAGCCTCGTTGCCCCAATATGCCGGAGATCGCCTGTTTATGATTGTTCCCGAAACAGACGATTCGCGGCATGCGATGGAGTCGCTCATAAGCAGTCCGCTCTGGAAGCAGCTTGCGGCCGTCCAAAGGGGGCAGGCTTACTTAGTTGATAATATATGGAACTACGGCGATGCGGAAACAGGAAACAAGCTGCTTGGCATGCTGCCCAAGCTATTACAAAAACCGTCCTGAAGCCGGAGCTTCAGGACGGTTTATTGAAAATATAGGAAAGTAGATCCATGCGCTATCCGTTCTCTCTATTTCTCGGACTGAAACGCGCTGCGCCGCCAAAGGACGGCGACAGCCGTTTCACCTTGAAATATAGGAAAGGATAGGATTTTTCCATCCGTTCTCTCTATTTCTCGGACTGAAACGCGCTGTGCCGCCAAAGAATGGCGACAGCCGTTTCACCTTGGTTAGCCTTTTACTGCGCGGTTTTCCACCAAATCGAAGAGGGAAGGCGGTCGGCCCCAACGGCTACCGGCTCGCCAATGATTGGCGTTGCAACCTGTACATTCAGCTGCTGGGCTGCTCTCGTCACGCGCTCTACTGGATCATTCCAGTCGTGAAAGCTGAGCGTAAAAGCTCCCCAGTGAATGGGAAGCAGCGTTTTCCCTTTAACATCGACATGCGCCTGCACCGTTTCCTCCGGCATCATATGAATCGCCGCCCAACGCGGATCATATTGTCCACATTCCATAAGAGTCAGGTCAAATGGGCCATATTTCTCGCCAATTTCTTTGAAATGCGCACCATAACCGCTATCTCCGCTAAAATATATATTAGCTGCGCGTCCTGTAATAACCCAGGAGCACCATAACGTAGAATCCCGATTGTTCAAGTTTCGTCCTGAAAAATGCTGGGCTGGAGCAGCCGCTAACCGAATGCCTTCAAATTCCAGCTCCTCCCACCAGTCATGCTCCGTTATGATGGATTTATCTACTCCCCAACGCTCCAAATGGCTGCCTACACCGAGCGGAACGATGAAGCGGCGAACTTTGTTTTTAAGCTTGAGAATGGAATCATAGTCCAAATGGTCATAATGATCATGGGATAAAACAACAGCGTCAATTTGCGGCAGCTCGGCAATTTCAAACGGCAATTTGCCGCTATAACGCTTGTTTCCGAAAAAAGGGAACGGCGATGGCGCTTGGCCAAACATCGGATCGAGCAAAATATGTTTCCCATCCAGTTCAAGCAGCATAGCCGAATGTCCAAACCAAGTGACTTGCGCTTGCTCTCCCTTATCATCCCCGCCAAATTGCAGCTGCTGTAATGGCAGCTTAGCCTGCGGCCTGCGATTAGGGTTTGTTCTCATATAGTCTCGCAGCATGGAAAGTAAGCCCCCTGCATTGTTGTCCATGACCGTCGTGCTCAAATTTTTAAACTTGCCGTCTTGGTAATGGGGCAAATGTGAGAAAGCCGCCTGCTGCTCCTTCGTTAACACGCCTCCGAGCGCAGGATAGAATTTTAAAACAAGCACTACCGCAAGCAGCAGTATAGCAAGCACAATAATAGCAGTCAGCATGGCAATTACTCCTTTAAGTGATGGTTAATAAAAGCTGGATACCTCATAAACGAACGATCATTTATTATAAAAGAGATTTAATAAAGCGCAAAATGAACACCTTCGCTAATAATAAATGATCATTCAGTTAATGTCAACCTATGCGCTTTTGCTCCTGTTAGCTAATCATCTAAAAGATTGTAACATTTTTCACAGCTTCCCTGCGTCCAATGGATTATAATAGAAGTGAGCCCGGAAGAATAAGGAGGAAGCCCATATGCCTATCCAACATACCGTACATTTCAAAATCATTCGCCCCCATGAAACGAAGACGCTGCACGGGTTGATTTTTCTGGAAGAAAACCAGCAGCCTACTGTAGAGGATTACGCCAAATGCCTTAAATTGTGCGGCCACGATGTGGTCATCCACGATGTCGATAAGTTTATTTTCAAAGCAGAATCTGATGGTCAATCCTATTTAATTGATGTTTTGGAGGATTTCGAGAAGCGCGTGCGTGATCTTGACGCTGAAAATCTCAGCAGAAGCTTCCAGAAGCCAAACCCAAGCTTTTAACCCGCTCCACCTTTCTTATCGTATAAAAAACGCCAAGCTCCAGCCCTTCACAGGTCTGAAGCTTGGCGTTTTGTGTAATTTGTAATTGGACTATCTGACCGGACGACGCTCACTTGCGTGCGGGAAGTAGCCAATTGACGTTGCATACGCAAGCATATTTCCGATTAGCTGCTCATTAGGCGCTGCACATGCAATGCTCGATGGCTGCAAGGCAGCGCTTGTCAGCTCGCAGCTGTAGCGATAGGCCGAGTCCTTCGCCCCGTCGCCTTCCAATTGCGCGATAGCGAGCTGCACACCCTCCTGATTTTTCGGAATGGCTTTATCAAGCAGCCACTTCGTATAGGCAGCTGGGCTTGACGTTTCGATGGAATAGCCGCTGCTGCGCAGCATGTCCATCAACCTCCCGTATGGAAGCGGCTCCGGGTTGCAAATATGGTAGACGCCTCCAGCTGTATCCGGCTTAAGTGCCAAGCTCACAATCGATTGTCCGGCATAATCAATTGGCGTAATATCGATATCCCAGGTAACCTCTGGCGCTTGTCCAAGCAGCAGCATCGATTTGAGCATCCGGTAAAACGCGTTGCTGTCAATGTTTCGCTGGAAGCTGCCGCTTACCGAGTGGCAGGATAAATTTCCTGCCCGATAAATGCTGACGGGAACGCCCTGCTCAGCAGCAGCGTACAGCAGCTTCTCCGCTTCCATCTTGCTGTTCGTATATAAGCTCTCGACTCGCAGCTCCGGCGCAAGCTCCCCTGCGGCTACCACGGCCTCCCATTGCCCGCTTAAAGCAAGATCTTCCGGAATGCCAAGCGTAGAAATATGGTGGAAGCGAACCGTTTGTCTGCAAGCAGCGGCAAGCTCCAGCAAATACGCTGTCCCCAGCACATTCGTACGGGCAAATTGTCCCTCTTCGCCAAAATGCCTTACATCCGCTGCACTGTGCATAATCGCATCCAAGCTGCTTATTAACTGCTGATACTGCTGCTCCTCAAGACCGAGC
This genomic window contains:
- a CDS encoding MBL fold metallo-hydrolase translates to MLTAIIVLAILLLAVVLVLKFYPALGGVLTKEQQAAFSHLPHYQDGKFKNLSTTVMDNNAGGLLSMLRDYMRTNPNRRPQAKLPLQQLQFGGDDKGEQAQVTWFGHSAMLLELDGKHILLDPMFGQAPSPFPFFGNKRYSGKLPFEIAELPQIDAVVLSHDHYDHLDYDSILKLKNKVRRFIVPLGVGSHLERWGVDKSIITEHDWWEELEFEGIRLAAAPAQHFSGRNLNNRDSTLWCSWVITGRAANIYFSGDSGYGAHFKEIGEKYGPFDLTLMECGQYDPRWAAIHMMPEETVQAHVDVKGKTLLPIHWGAFTLSFHDWNDPVERVTRAAQQLNVQVATPIIGEPVAVGADRLPSSIWWKTAQ
- a CDS encoding AraC family transcriptional regulator yields the protein MNAHETPSVPLHHLLLKLVSMKRLTKSADVTFAEQTVESHTLLIIVDSEGTLYLNNRFIRFEAFSAFQLAPGDCYQFDGQTNETMDYYCLVYSVVRVDYVQPSFYQQSLFPGKDELRLYPLAPYIKLLESILVAGKSLQGIEAYKQNLAFQKLMGMLLEQHLPASQGDRQLYSVEDTMHYIQLHYKSPLTVKELAALTNMAQWQYSSLFKALTGKKPLDYLVSLRIDHAKEWLANSHASLREIAEWCGFADEYYFSRRFRQMTGGSPRQYALSMRQRVQIKDWLGHQVIIPAEPQRILYYGETLGDLHVLGFQSIGGEDFSDFPMFNKEQATELAPDLIILASGDEQIYEQAADIAPTLAFNSWGTLEERLLMLGDWLGKKQEALRWLARHKRRTEQMWQQLSSHLRAGETASVFIFERGNRLFIMAGSGLASTLYHPLGFAPVSEVKMLIAAQRAYKEITVASLPQYAGDRLFMIVPETDDSRHAMESLISSPLWKQLAAVQRGQAYLVDNIWNYGDAETGNKLLGMLPKLLQKPS